The segment TCCGAGAATGGCTTTCACCTTGTCTTCTTTCGATATCCCTTTTCCTGTTATTGAAAATGATGTATGATCGGTAAAATGTTTTTTCCATGCCAGAATTCCCTTTGCGAGATTTGCAATGTCCTGACTGAATCGAAAACTTATGGAAAGCCGGTAGGTACTAAAATCAGCCTTTTCCAGCGAGTTTACCGCAAACCTCCATCCGTAAATTTGCTGATGGCTGTCGCCGACAATTACTTTCGTGGCATTTTGTTTAAGAAATATATCAAGCATTGCCGGTGAGGCATCCTGTCCTTCGTCAAACAGGATGTAGTCAAAGTTCAGCTTTGGATCAGACAATTGATATTTCTTCAGATAAAAATCATGGATAATTTCAATCTCGCCCTTATCCATCTTACCCAAGAGAAGGCGGGTACCTGCTACAAGAGAATCGTAGCAGGTTGTTACAAATTCCTTTGCATTGCTGTCGGTAACAACATCAAGATAGTTTAAGTCGCGAACCTTTTGTTTATCACTGTTGCAGAAATAGGTAATGAACTTGTTGATATGATTGGCAATGATATACTTTGCATGTTTTTCTCCTTTCCCCTGTAATCCGAGTAATTCAACAATTTCATGTGTCTTGTAAGGTTGTGACCGGACTTTGTAATTATTTTGATATACGATGTGTTTGTATGCAAGGGAATGAGCTGTTTCAACCTGTACATTACGAAGACCTTTTTCTGTAAACTTTTTAATAGCTTCTATTTTTACGGATTTGTTAAATGCAAGATAAAGAATTCTACTGTTTTTTGGCCGGGCACTGGCATACTCGATAATCGTTGTGGTTTTTCCAGACCCTGCAACGGCGTTTATTTTGATGTTGCCTGTTGATCTGATAATGTCATGTTGCTGCTGGGTTAGTTGCTTTTTTTGTGTCATTGCCTGATTCAGAGAATGGACGGGAAAACAGAATGATGCCTAAGATTTGTTTTCCACGATATCCTGCAGGGCCTGGTATATGCCGGGGAATTGAAAGACGAAGCCACTTTCCATCAGCTTTTTGGGAATAACCCTCTGTCCTTCCAGAATGACCGAACCGAATTCTCCCAGAACCATCTTTACCATAAACCCTGGGGCAGGCATAACAGAAGGCCTGTGAAGCACTTTCGCAAGCGCTTTTGCCATATCCTTATTCCTTACCGGGTTTGGAGAACAAACATTAACCGGGCATGAAATCTCCGGATGCTTCAAAAGGAATAGAAAGGCTTCAGAAAGGTCTTTGCTATGAATCCAGGAGAACCACTGTTTTCCACTTCCTATTGGTCCTCCGAGGTATTTTTTAAAAAGAGGGATCATCTGGCTGAGGGCGCCGCCTTTTTCACCCAAAACAATACCAAAACGGGTGATGATCACCCTAGCCCCCTTGTCTTTGGCTTTTAAAGCCTCTTCTTCCCACTCTGACGTGACCCGGGCTAAAAAGTCATTTCCCGGAGGTGAATCCTCTGTCAGTTCTTCGTCCCCGCAAAAACCATAATAGCCAACTGCAGATGCGCTGATGAGTGTAAAGGATTTCCCGGAAGGTATCCCTTCTACAACATTTCTGGTTGTATTGACCCGGCTCTCTCGGATTGTTTTTTTATAGTCGTCTGTCCATTTGTTAAAAATGGAAGCGCCTGCGAGATTGATCACAGCATCATGTTTTTCAATCTCATCCTGCCACGGACCTCTCCTGGCAGGGTCGCCTTCCAGGTAGGAAATTTCAGATGAAAACTCCTTGGTTCCTTTCAGTGAACGGGTC is part of the Candidatus Jettenia sp. AMX2 genome and harbors:
- a CDS encoding UvrD-helicase domain-containing protein; translation: MTQKKQLTQQQHDIIRSTGNIKINAVAGSGKTTTIIEYASARPKNSRILYLAFNKSVKIEAIKKFTEKGLRNVQVETAHSLAYKHIVYQNNYKVRSQPYKTHEIVELLGLQGKGEKHAKYIIANHINKFITYFCNSDKQKVRDLNYLDVVTDSNAKEFVTTCYDSLVAGTRLLLGKMDKGEIEIIHDFYLKKYQLSDPKLNFDYILFDEGQDASPAMLDIFLKQNATKVIVGDSHQQIYGWRFAVNSLEKADFSTYRLSISFRFSQDIANLAKGILAWKKHFTDHTSFSITGKGISKEDKVKAILGRTNLGLLLKAIEYITKKRSQNTSTLKVI
- a CDS encoding TIGR01777 family oxidoreductase; its protein translation is MKILITGGTGFVGTQLTPRLLQEGHEVTILTRSLKGTKEFSSEISYLEGDPARRGPWQDEIEKHDAVINLAGASIFNKWTDDYKKTIRESRVNTTRNVVEGIPSGKSFTLISASAVGYYGFCGDEELTEDSPPGNDFLARVTSEWEEEALKAKDKGARVIITRFGIVLGEKGGALSQMIPLFKKYLGGPIGSGKQWFSWIHSKDLSEAFLFLLKHPEISCPVNVCSPNPVRNKDMAKALAKVLHRPSVMPAPGFMVKMVLGEFGSVILEGQRVIPKKLMESGFVFQFPGIYQALQDIVENKS